The DNA window TCTCTCAATCtgcttctctctttttccttctgACAGGGCATTATGTTGGTGTATGATATAACTAGTGaaaaatcatttgaaaacattaaGAACTGGATTCGGAACATTGAAGAGGTGAGTCAGTGGAGCTCTTACTTATGAACCTTTACTTATTTATATTGGAAGAGGAAGAGTGCATATTTTTGAATATGATTTtagaacattttctttttatttcatacaccATTTGAACACAGAAGATGTTTGACAGTGTTGTTATTTATGGGCAAATGGGAAATActcaaaatataaaacaaaaacattttagccTTCTCCTTCAAtgttaaacaaaatattatttttcttttaacccTTCTTTCCTCAAGTAGCCCTTGCTGTTTACCACGGTGCCGttgtaaataagaatatgttcttaatgacttgcctggttaaattaaagtttaaaaataaataaattaaaaatattattttcttattaatatattattttccttTGTGAGGGTTTTGCACCAAAATGCCAAAATAGATATGATTGATTTCTAAACTATTTGTATGCTATAGGTGTTTGACAATTCCTGTcaagatattttttatttgtttcaaaaCATCACAATGGATCCGGATGCAGTTGTTTGACAAAGACAGGTTTGGAGTCCAAACTCTGCTTCTTTAGTTCAGGGCTAGCGTTCTGAAGCTAAcattgctaacaaacactggaatGTGTAGTCACCCAAGTAGCCTGGGTTAAGATTGAGACTTGGATGTAGTATGTCTATTCTAGAGAACTTTACAAAGGCTGGTTGAGTAAATATTGACTTGCAGTGTTTGTTAGCTTTTCCTGCCTctaaaataaagaaacagaaTTTGGTCTCCAGATATGTCTTGGGCCATTGACTGCATTGCAATGGAAGgtcatgtatattatatttgttGCCCAAAAATTATTTCTAATAAgaattaatattatatacaaTGTGTTCCTATGCTGGACATAGAATCCTGGACCTCTACATTGTAAATTTGATCTTCCCTGTTTAGCCAATTCTTTTCATAAGTGAAGTATTtgtgctttgtgtttatttttacccGTAGCATGCGTCTTCAGATGTTGAGAGGATGATCCTTGGAAACAAGTGTGACATGAATGACAGGAGACAGGTATCaaaggagagaggagaaaaggtACAGCCTTCAGGATTTTCCATTACGCTCTAGTCTTGCTTATTAAAAGCAgctgtatttaataaataatatgtataaGACAATAGGTGACAACTGTGGCTGTACTATTTTGATTTTTCCTACAGCTAAACTCATAGATGTTATTTCTTAGACAATTTGCTATGCTTTCCATAATATTAAACACATTATTAtgacttgttttattttattattgttttttattttagctgGCAATAGATTACGGGATCAAGTTTTTGGAGACTAGTGCAAAAACCAGCATAAATGTGGAAGAGGCTTTTTTAACACTAGCCAGAGACATTATGGCCAGGCTCAACAGAAAAATGGTGAGCCATGCTGTTAAACTTGTAGCTAAACATATTTGAAGAATTTAATCTGCCGAATTTCAAAATCAGTGAACTGACTCCTCATTCCTCCCTTTCTAGACTGATGGCAGTAACTCGGATGGTGGGGCACCAGTTAAGATCACAGAGAAGCGGTCTAAGAAACACAGCTTCTTTAAGTGTTTGCTGCTATAATGGCAAGGTGCCTACATGGACTCTGTATGTCTAGCTGCAGACTCACTCAGCCGGTGTGAGAGGCAATGTGAACCTCTTCAGGGAGCTGTGTGCTCAGGCTTCTACAGCAAGGGAAGCCTCCTGTTCGTTCAGTCCAAAGGcaagttggaaaaaaaaaggatgacTACTGTGGAAATATTCAGCTGGTTTTGGAAAACAGGATTCTTTGGACCAATTTTGTTTGGGAAAGAGATTATAAAGATTTGTGTTGGATCTTACTGATTTGATTCATTAAAAAATGATTAGTTAAACTTTTTTCAGCTTTTAGAACTTTGTGTTTTGAAAAGCATTTATAAGCACAGCACACCTTCCCAAATATTTGTGTCTATAAATGGGATATTTCAGAATCCTATACATATGTGTCAAGTTCATGTGATCTTTTTCATTCTAcctgagtgtttctgtgttacACTGGCGTCAAATAAAACAGGGCAGAGGATAATGTGCCAGACTTAAATTATATCTAGCCATTTAGTTATTACTGAGGGGTTGAGAGCACCTTATGTATAAGTGGGGCTGACTAAGATTTCTTATTCTGAGAATGTCTTTGGGGTTGTCTCACAGGCACATATCCATGTATAGCACTGACAGGGACTGCACTCCCCTTACTGTGGAGACTCAAATATAGAACATGACAGCTGTAGAGCACGATTGGTAAAAATGCACCTCATAGTCTGTCCATGTGCCTATCAAGCAGCCAATCCAAACAGGCATGGtatatatattgcaaatataaaaaaaaatagtaccTATATTTACATGTATCTCTGATCATGTCACATTCTACAATGGACGTTTGAGAATGAGTGGTAAAGGTTTGCATGTTTGTGAAGTTACTGAAGAGGGCTGATGTGGGGGTTGAAATGTCTGTTTTAATATATAGGAGAGCCACTGATGCATGCTTACTTTTTGACTGTACTGTGAGCTGTCGCTGAAATTTccttttcattttacatttattgctGCAATATACGGTGATGCAACACCAACAGTGCTTATTGTTGTTTGATGAAAGCTTAAAGTACATTTGATATGTATCACTAGTACCACTTCAAGAAAAAGCAGTATTATTAGGTtgaatgtgtttgtgctgtgtttgtgttttcaaagTCAGTGTATGCATATAAATTCTGCCCAGTTTGTAGCAGCATTAATATCACTGGGGCCAGTGCTATTAATAGAGATCAGTGTCAGAGGTAAGTGGTTAGCTGAGCTACTTTCGTAGCTGTTAAATGCACTGATGTTTCAGAAGAGGGAACAAACAAATTGAGTcagcaataaaaatgtattgtagGATCTTTGTTTCCTCCTGCCACTTCTCCAACAGAGGCCTTGAAAATGTTGTCTGTATgtgagtgttttttgtttggaaCTTCAAGGTTAAGGCATTCACATAAAGTACCAATGTAGCATATTACTCCAACACTGATGTTCAGATGGGACCACAGTTTTGCCCATTTAGTCCATACATGTGTGGCCATGTGCatattttattatgtatattttttatgtattgctCTCAATTTACTGCCATCTATCCTGCAAGGAAGTACTTTCTACCTATATGGTAGTTTAAAACGTAGTAGCCTAGTgtgagtttttttgttttgttttgttttttttagtaattGTGAATTTTGTAACACATATAACCaaagtaaatgttgcataatattattttgtgtgataAACGTGTTTCTGCTTCCTTGTCCTACAACAGTGCCGTCTTTTTTAAACCACATTCGCCTGCCTTGACACCAGAGGGCACTATAGGGCTGTGTAAATTCTACTCTATCACGTTCCTTGCCATGGTTCTGAAAGTCATTGATCAGCTCTTATCTGATTTACTAATTTTACGTGTAAAAATGCATAATATCAGTTTTTTTGcgatttttatatatatgcaTCTCTGCTATAGGGCGGCAaagtgatgcagcaggtagtcttgcagttacacagctccagggacctggaggttgtgggttcaattcctgctccgggtgactgtctgtgagaagttggtgtgtactccccgtgtccgcgtgggtttcctccgggtgctccggtttcctcccacagtccaaaaacacacattggtaggtggattggcgactcaaaagtgtccataggtgtgagtgtgtgtgtgtgtctgttttgtcctgtgaaggactggtgccccctccagggtgtattcctgccttgcgcccaatgattccaggtaggctctggacccaccgcgaccctgaactggataagcacttacagataatgaatgaataaatgaatctcTGCTCTGAACTTGCATACCCACCTACTTCAGTGGTGCTAGCAGTCTAGAGCAGGATTATCTGGCTAAATGACTTGGAACTTGGGTGGATAACTGATCATTTAAAACTAAacctcatttttttaaagtttggatgctgtgcaaaatgtaaatacaagCAAAATGCAATGATATGTAAATCTTTTAAACTAATTGAAAACTTACAAATAAATGCTGAAactgatcatttatttattatatttaaaagatCTAagcatttagattttttttttatttgaaccaATTCTAAaatgttgggacaggggcagTGTTTatcactgtgttgcatcacctctgAATTAGTTTTGGAAGTGaaatgttttctattttttattgttattggttTTCAGCAGCTCAAAAGGATTGAGGTTTCCATTATAGTATTTATCATTTCATAAGGCACAATATTCTTTCAATGGTTTACAGGCCTGGACCATGAAATaccaatataaaaaaatctgGATGGCAGTATGTTTCTCCAAAGCCTGATTGTATCATTTAGCCTTTTTAGAATCCTCACCAATGTGCAAGTGACtcatgccatgtgcactaatgtATCCCCATATTATAATGGATGCTGACTTTTGAACTGTGCACTTACAACAAGCCAGATAGGCCCTCTCAGTATCCTAGGAAACACGCCAACCATGATTTCCAAGACATGATTTAGAGTTGTTGGACCAGAGGACACTTTTCACTTGCCatagtccatcttaaatgagcttgGGCCCCAGAGAATGCAGTGGTGTTTCCTGGTCCTATTATATATGGTTTCTTATTTGCATTTGTGAGTTTAACTCGTGTTTGTGGAAGCAGCAATGAACCGTGTTCAAAAATAATGTTGTTTGGAAGTGTTTCTGAGATTTCCACTAAAggattgtgtgtttttaatttagtGACAGATTAGGGCCTGAATATCGCAGCCAGCCCAAAATTGGTTTTGGGCCTTGTTCCTTACatatagagatttctccagattctctgaatcttttaatgacGTTAGGTATTGCAGAGGAAGAAGTCCTATGTTAAGTTGATCAACGGTGTTATTGACTTTTAGTTTACTTTGAAAGACTCTTTAAACCCAaacatgtcactgacctgttgtCAATCAGccatttccaaaaacacatgctggtaggtgaactggccaTTCAGTgtaaagtgtgagtgtgtgatgcacaGTGATGGACTGACGTCACATCCAGAACTTTCTGCTttttgtccagtgattccaCATAGGAGCCAGGGCCACTGCATCATTTTGCACAGTTTCCCAAATAGTCTGGGAATGGTGTTTGTAGAAATTAAATAGGAGTGTTTATACCACCACACTTGTTTGCTAATTCAGAGTATGATATAAACATAATTATTGCTACATTGCCTTTATCACAGGTTTCTACAAGTTTCAGTGGCCAGACTATCATTCTGGGCTTCTTTATCGCTGTTGGAAGTTCCCAGTAATTGCACAAGTATTTGGGTAATGTAGGCTACACATATTTTATTATGGCTGAAAATATTGGTAAATAAGGGTAGAAAATTGTAAATACTGTCAAAATCTTGAAGCTGAGGTACACAATGTTGTGGTACAGAAGATGACATTACATCACAACATATGAAATGTTAGTTTTAGACCAGAATGCCCCTTTAAGTAAATAAAGTGTTACGCTTCCTAAAATTCATAAGCCATGGAACCATTCAGTTATATGAGGATTTTTTTTGCAGCACATGAGAAAATATAAGCAAGATGaatacattacattatattttggGTAATCAgtggatattaaaaaaaatcccttaaATGAAGTATATACTGAAACCAAGTCATCATGTCCTAGAAAACATCATAACTATGTGCagaaatattttaacaaattaattctAAATTAGCAGTCTGTCTCATCTGTAGTCTTTAGATCTATCTCATTCTTGGGCTCCCCATCTCTCGACTCGTTTTCAGACATTTGGTCAGTTTTGTCATGGGAACTTCCAGCTGAGAGGTCCTTTTCACTGCTGGAACCACGGGGCTTGTCGATGCTTTCCTTCAAGGCTTTGCGCTGTTTTTTATTCCAGCTCTTGGATCTTCCTGGAAGGTACCTTCTCTCTTCGGGTACACGAAGATGGCAAGAATCAGGTAGATCCTCATCTAAGTATATGTTTCCTTCTTCCGCAGTAttattctctctttcattcacaGTCAGATCTCTGGTTCCCTCTTGTTCATTGCCTTCCACTAGACTTCTTCCATCTGGGCTATCCTCATTTATGCTTTGTTGGTTGACTTCACTCTGCTCTATGTGGCCTTCAGTATGTCCCTCTAACTGAAGCCTGTCTTCTGGCATTCTTTCTTCCATATGAACAGATGGGACCGTTAGACTGTTCTGAGCCTCAGACTGATCTGATTCATTCTTTTGCACATCTGGAGGCCTGACCATTGACACTTTAGGTGTCTGGCCAAAAAGGCTGGGATGGACCTTATACTCAAAACCAGCACTCCATCGTCTCACATTTGAAGGTTCATCAGTCCCTAATTCTGGAGAGTTCGGCTCTCTGGCCCACTGCATTTCCGCATCCCTATCTGCTGGATCAAACAAAATGGTGCTCCGAGACTTCCGTGCTGAAGAGGGTGAGCTACTTAGCGTCTCTGATGGATAGTACCTGAAGGCCTTTACCTTTTCTAAAGGGAAAGAGATGGTTGCGTCAAGCTTAGCCCTTTCAAACGTTATGTCTCTTTTAATTGCAGAGGTATCATGGTAAACTTGTTCAGCTATGACTGATTGGATGGGTATTTCTGCTTGTGCCACTTCACTCTGTTTCAGGTCTTCAGGTTTTGTATCACAAGGGGAAATTCGGATGTCCACACATGTGGTTGGATGGCTCCTTAATAACGGGACCTCCACCTCCAAACTTGTTCCG is part of the Hoplias malabaricus isolate fHopMal1 chromosome 4, fHopMal1.hap1, whole genome shotgun sequence genome and encodes:
- the LOC136694297 gene encoding ras-related protein Rab-8B-like encodes the protein MAKTYDYLFKLLLIGDSGVGKTCLLFRFSEDAFNTTFISTIGIDFKIRTVELNGKKIKLQIWDTAGQERFRTITTAYYRGAMGIMLVYDITSEKSFENIKNWIRNIEEHASSDVERMILGNKCDMNDRRQVSKERGEKLAIDYGIKFLETSAKTSINVEEAFLTLARDIMARLNRKMTDGSNSDGGAPVKITEKRSKKHSFFKCLLL